The following are encoded in a window of Nibricoccus aquaticus genomic DNA:
- a CDS encoding translocation/assembly module TamB domain-containing protein, translating into MTAPKRTSRLRRFLLGAAMCVFVLLVALVTTPWWWVPAVRSLLARQGVTFARFETLGYSRFALHDVRFQNASTPVTATVARVEADTPLLWFVHATFSQPGPVLIETWQVNAHASDKKSPSPSASTIDGWPALRLQLNETLATLQRWLPEARATNGTLLYEKQKLIVASLNWLAREGRLTADGLTTHDQIAHAELRWHSDNRQLTFSATTTDQQWSASLASTDDTVTGQLHLWKQPVDFLASFPARGWIPQEASLTAARLLVPGRTVGLGEHYPTLPSTARIVWKEARFTLELNAEGQPAANQSAPPLQLALAGHGDTETLRIERFDITLPGTSARLLAPIVIDREAQIRSGASQFSLESDLEKLPGLENLRGKITGRVLVEPTSGGEPRLTAKLEASKITAPDFDLKSAVFEAEQLGTRLTIKNARLAFADGSEAELHGVWNWRERTLTGGQLEADIKPAAFARWLPPSLTFARLKISAEAQGRWPDLTHSGKIALSDLATGTPKPISASAEWTGTGPATDTLTAEIKTGDTSAVLKGRLTRTEATLDSLALTLPDAPTLTLAQPARIRWQPSLSIETLDLTGDAARLSFAWSTLQTRSARIDLAGLRSEWLRDFLPSTWPRWQLESATLEGRWPEGPFEGTTRVLGQIEIAKDKNARIELTARAQPSSLRIDRLLVSDENGSVLEARGAAPLIITPATAPFWKLDPNSNWSLTADTTPGSPFWTAQAEASGIKLRSPRLTARIEGSVKKPDARISLQADEIAFDRIRLPTLSQLDARLVLDAGRVDLEKLSLLVAGQPLSASGRTLVQADQWPAILRDPRQLWTGNAEAKLNLPLVEIAALTAFLPDAFAPTGTLQGDLTVRASGDIQGTLKLHDASTHPITPFGSFNQISGEIVFSGRQAELKSLSALASGQTIKASGSVAFPAAAPLKVDLSLAGKNLPLARQTGLLVRGDLDLKVKSTDDGLTTLSGDVNLHDSLFLRDVRSLIPKRGGGAASRPPYFSVTKAPFRDWRLALTVGGNRFITLRTPLFNGVVSGRFQLGGTLFEPIAIGQATFDEGTILLPFAALRLTSGSVRLAQADPYSPQLAINAASRSLGYDVRMELSGSASDPTLTFSSSPSLTSEQVLLMVMAGEPPRTDITSSTSDRAASIGVYLGKSLFSDFLGDPTAAERFTFSSGADVSRSGKETLEFEYMLDKRWSLVGERDEFDDYNAGIKLRILTSQKKPATDAQKP; encoded by the coding sequence ATGACCGCCCCCAAACGCACGTCCCGCCTTCGCCGGTTTCTTCTCGGCGCCGCCATGTGCGTATTCGTTTTGCTGGTCGCTCTCGTCACCACGCCGTGGTGGTGGGTTCCTGCCGTGCGCAGCCTCCTCGCCCGCCAAGGCGTCACCTTCGCCCGCTTCGAAACACTCGGCTACTCCCGCTTCGCCCTCCACGACGTCCGCTTTCAAAACGCATCCACACCCGTCACCGCAACGGTAGCGCGTGTCGAAGCCGATACCCCGCTTCTCTGGTTCGTTCACGCCACCTTTTCTCAACCCGGCCCTGTCCTCATCGAAACCTGGCAGGTCAACGCACACGCCTCCGATAAAAAATCCCCCTCGCCCTCCGCCTCCACGATCGACGGCTGGCCCGCCCTCCGCCTTCAACTCAACGAAACCCTCGCCACGCTTCAGCGCTGGCTCCCCGAAGCCCGCGCCACCAACGGCACGCTTCTCTACGAAAAACAAAAACTCATCGTCGCCTCACTCAACTGGCTCGCCCGCGAAGGCCGCCTCACTGCCGACGGACTCACCACTCACGACCAGATCGCCCACGCCGAACTCCGCTGGCACAGCGATAATCGCCAGCTCACCTTTTCCGCCACCACCACCGATCAACAATGGAGCGCCTCGCTCGCCTCCACCGACGACACCGTCACCGGCCAGCTCCACCTCTGGAAACAACCCGTCGATTTCCTCGCCAGCTTCCCCGCCCGCGGCTGGATTCCTCAGGAAGCCTCGCTCACCGCCGCCCGCCTCCTCGTCCCCGGTCGTACCGTCGGTCTCGGCGAACATTATCCCACACTTCCCTCCACAGCCCGCATCGTCTGGAAGGAAGCCCGCTTCACGCTCGAACTCAACGCCGAGGGTCAGCCCGCCGCGAATCAGTCCGCCCCGCCTCTCCAGCTCGCACTCGCCGGTCACGGCGATACCGAAACTCTCCGTATCGAGCGTTTCGATATCACTCTGCCCGGCACCTCAGCCCGCCTCCTCGCTCCCATCGTCATCGACCGCGAAGCTCAGATCCGCTCCGGCGCTTCTCAATTCTCCCTTGAATCCGATCTCGAGAAACTCCCCGGCCTCGAAAACCTCCGCGGCAAAATCACCGGCCGTGTCCTCGTCGAGCCCACTTCCGGAGGCGAACCTCGCCTCACCGCAAAGCTCGAAGCCTCCAAAATCACCGCCCCCGACTTCGACCTGAAAAGCGCCGTCTTCGAAGCCGAACAACTCGGCACGCGCCTCACCATCAAAAACGCCCGCCTCGCCTTCGCCGACGGTTCCGAAGCTGAACTTCACGGCGTCTGGAACTGGCGTGAGCGCACCCTCACCGGCGGACAGCTCGAAGCCGACATCAAGCCCGCCGCATTCGCCCGCTGGCTCCCACCATCGCTCACGTTCGCCCGCCTGAAAATCTCCGCCGAAGCCCAAGGCCGCTGGCCCGACCTCACGCACTCAGGCAAAATCGCCCTCTCCGACCTCGCCACCGGCACACCCAAACCCATTTCCGCCTCTGCCGAATGGACCGGCACCGGTCCCGCTACCGACACGCTCACCGCCGAAATCAAAACCGGCGACACCTCCGCCGTGCTCAAAGGCCGACTTACGCGCACTGAAGCCACGCTCGACTCGCTCGCACTTACCCTCCCCGACGCTCCCACACTTACGCTCGCTCAACCCGCCCGCATCCGCTGGCAGCCGTCGCTCAGTATCGAAACGCTGGATCTCACCGGCGACGCCGCCCGCCTTTCCTTCGCCTGGTCCACGCTCCAGACCCGCAGCGCGCGCATCGACCTCGCCGGACTCCGCTCCGAATGGCTGCGCGACTTTCTCCCCTCCACTTGGCCGCGCTGGCAGCTCGAATCCGCCACTCTCGAAGGCCGCTGGCCCGAGGGTCCGTTCGAAGGCACCACCCGCGTCCTCGGCCAGATCGAAATCGCCAAGGACAAAAACGCCCGTATCGAACTCACCGCCCGCGCACAGCCCAGCAGCCTCCGTATCGACCGCCTGCTCGTCAGCGACGAAAACGGCTCCGTCCTCGAAGCCCGTGGCGCCGCCCCGCTGATCATCACCCCCGCGACCGCACCATTCTGGAAACTCGATCCCAACAGCAACTGGTCGCTCACCGCCGACACCACGCCCGGCTCGCCGTTCTGGACCGCCCAAGCCGAAGCCAGCGGCATCAAACTCCGTTCGCCCCGGCTCACCGCCCGCATCGAGGGTTCCGTGAAGAAGCCCGATGCCCGCATCTCGCTCCAAGCCGACGAAATCGCCTTCGATCGTATCCGCCTTCCCACTCTCTCCCAACTCGACGCCCGCCTCGTCCTCGACGCCGGCCGCGTTGATCTGGAAAAATTATCCCTCCTCGTCGCCGGCCAGCCGCTCAGCGCTTCCGGCCGCACACTCGTCCAAGCCGATCAATGGCCCGCCATCCTCCGCGATCCCCGCCAGCTCTGGACCGGCAACGCCGAGGCAAAACTCAATCTCCCGCTGGTCGAAATCGCCGCGCTCACCGCCTTTCTGCCCGACGCCTTCGCTCCCACCGGCACGCTCCAAGGCGATCTCACCGTCCGCGCTAGCGGCGACATCCAGGGCACACTAAAACTTCACGACGCCTCGACCCACCCGATCACCCCCTTCGGCAGCTTCAACCAGATCTCCGGCGAAATCGTTTTCTCCGGCCGTCAGGCCGAGCTCAAATCGCTCAGCGCCCTCGCCAGCGGCCAGACCATCAAAGCCTCCGGCTCCGTTGCCTTCCCCGCCGCCGCTCCGCTCAAAGTCGATCTATCCCTCGCGGGAAAAAACCTCCCGCTCGCCCGTCAGACCGGTCTGCTCGTCCGCGGCGACCTCGACCTCAAGGTCAAATCCACCGACGACGGCCTCACCACACTCTCCGGCGACGTCAACCTGCACGACAGCCTTTTCCTGCGCGATGTCCGTTCGCTCATTCCCAAGCGCGGAGGCGGCGCCGCTTCCCGCCCCCCGTACTTCTCCGTCACTAAAGCCCCGTTTCGCGACTGGCGGCTCGCGCTCACCGTCGGTGGCAACCGCTTCATCACACTCCGCACACCGCTGTTCAATGGCGTCGTCTCCGGTCGTTTCCAGCTCGGCGGCACGCTCTTCGAACCCATCGCCATCGGTCAGGCCACCTTCGACGAAGGCACCATCCTCCTCCCCTTCGCCGCACTCCGCCTCACCAGCGGCTCCGTACGACTTGCTCAGGCCGATCCATATTCGCCCCAACTCGCCATCAATGCCGCGTCACGAAGCCTCGGATACGACGTCCGCATGGAGCTTTCCGGTTCAGCATCAGATCCCACGCTCACCTTCTCCTCCAGCCCTTCGCTGACTTCGGAGCAGGTGCTGCTCATGGTCATGGCCGGTGAACCCCCGCGCACCGACATCACCTCCAGCACCAGCGATCGCGCCGCCAGCATCGGCGTGTATCTCGGCAAATCCTTGTTTTCGGATTTCCTCGGCGACCCAACCGCTGCCGAACGATTCACCTTCAGCTCGGGGGCCGACGTTTCCCGCTCGGGCAAAGAAACCCTCGAATTCGAATACATGCTCGACAAGCGCTGGTCACTCGTCGGCGAACGCGACGAATTCGACGACTACAACGCCGGCATCAAGCTCCGCATTCTCACCTCCCAAAAGAAGCCCGCCACCGATGCGCAGAAACCTTAA
- a CDS encoding DMT family transporter, whose translation MHWVIASLVSAFFLGCYELSTKHAVRENAVLPVLFFANVCSSTVWLTLMALGRMQPETLPAIMHVESMTWAQHGLLLIKSTIVAASWICSYFAVKHLPVSIASPIRATGPVWTFVGALFVLGERLSLLEIAGVATTLVSFVGLSVAGRKEGIHFHKDKWIGWLVAGTLLGALSGLYDKFLLGRQGFGAATVQAWFSIYLALLFLPLAIGWKLRWWPRNVFHWRWSIVLVSFALLIADFVYFNALRDPEARVAIVSSLRRGSTLVAFAGGIWIYKETNGRAKLPAVIGVLAGIVLTVMG comes from the coding sequence ATGCATTGGGTTATTGCCAGTCTGGTTTCGGCCTTCTTCCTTGGGTGCTACGAGCTCTCGACCAAGCACGCGGTACGTGAGAACGCGGTGCTGCCGGTGTTGTTTTTCGCGAATGTGTGCAGCTCGACGGTGTGGCTGACGTTAATGGCGTTGGGGCGGATGCAGCCGGAGACGTTGCCGGCTATCATGCATGTCGAATCGATGACGTGGGCGCAGCATGGGCTGTTGCTCATCAAATCGACGATCGTGGCGGCGTCGTGGATTTGTTCGTACTTCGCGGTGAAGCATCTGCCGGTGTCGATCGCGTCGCCGATCCGGGCGACGGGGCCGGTGTGGACGTTTGTCGGGGCGCTATTTGTGCTGGGCGAGAGGCTAAGCTTGCTGGAGATAGCAGGTGTGGCGACGACGCTGGTGTCGTTTGTGGGGCTGTCGGTCGCGGGACGGAAAGAGGGCATCCATTTTCATAAGGACAAATGGATCGGCTGGCTGGTGGCGGGAACGCTGTTGGGCGCGTTGAGCGGGCTGTACGACAAGTTTTTGCTGGGGCGGCAGGGCTTCGGGGCGGCGACGGTGCAGGCGTGGTTCTCTATTTATCTGGCGCTGCTATTTCTGCCGCTGGCGATCGGGTGGAAGCTGCGGTGGTGGCCGCGCAATGTGTTTCACTGGCGCTGGAGCATCGTGCTGGTGTCGTTCGCGCTGCTGATCGCGGACTTCGTTTATTTCAACGCGCTGCGGGATCCGGAGGCGCGAGTCGCGATCGTGTCGAGTCTGCGACGCGGCAGCACGCTCGTGGCGTTTGCGGGCGGGATCTGGATTTATAAGGAGACGAACGGGCGGGCGAAGTTGCCGGCGGTGATCGGAGTGCTCGCGGGGATCGTGCTGACGGTGATGGGGTGA
- a CDS encoding beta-galactosidase: MTFPLSSAARPFTALAILAALTFVLPPAATHAAPLTISLPAPAAPAPETFVMGTARHPSGSTLSLDARSLLRDGKPWTPVMGEFHFTRFHEADWREELLKMKAGGIDIVATYVFWNHHEETEEVFDWTGRRNLRQFLIACRDVGIDAVVRCGPWCHGEVRNGGIPDWVLEKGWKVRSDDSAYLERVRALYQEIAAQCRGLLWKDGGPVVAVQLENEYGGPAEHLLTLKKLARDTGLDTPYYTRTGWPALKTPMPFGEILPLYGVYSEGFWDRELTPMPGNYWAGFHFSRLREDANIANEALGKREAKDTPDADRYPYLTCEMGGGMMSAYHRRIRVYPADIESTAIVKIGSGSNLPGYYMYHGGTNPESRTGITLEENQSTRITNWNDMPTRGYDFQAPLGEYGQTRPHYHSLRRLHLFLRDFGPSLATMPSVLPDQRPSGRDDTATLRWSARSDGRSGYIFVNNYERLKNLPAKSAVQFSLNLPGGLINFPSSPVTIPSGARFIWPFNLDLGQGARLVHATAQLVCAIDDGTTRTLFFAETPGVEPEFLIQEAAHKTRLDSGKSTRDASRLLINKLKPSTEPFARLGDKNATVQLVLLSEPDSLALWKGRWQGRDRVILSPADIVFDNDQLRLVTSTPGSLHASAYPAPEKVAATADAKIATKSDGLFRRFTPPAPEPFASKVTAEKLKDAGPPRNVHLGKAPKPVAAAPDDNDFDQAAIWRIKFENLDDSTNPLVRVRYTGDVARFTLNGRLVTDDFFNGNTFDLALNRLGRLTYAELRLAILPLPKDAPIMLPPGVKPSYNSIGAALSLDNVELIPRYTTTLTASGKK, translated from the coding sequence ATGACGTTCCCCCTGTCCTCCGCAGCGCGCCCCTTCACCGCCCTCGCTATTCTTGCCGCGCTGACGTTCGTCCTCCCTCCCGCCGCCACTCACGCCGCGCCCCTCACCATCTCCCTCCCGGCCCCCGCCGCCCCCGCTCCCGAAACCTTCGTCATGGGCACCGCGCGCCACCCATCCGGCTCCACGCTTTCCCTCGATGCGCGCAGCCTCCTCCGCGACGGCAAACCCTGGACTCCCGTCATGGGCGAGTTCCACTTCACCCGCTTCCACGAAGCCGACTGGCGCGAAGAACTCCTCAAAATGAAAGCCGGCGGCATCGACATCGTCGCCACCTACGTCTTCTGGAATCACCATGAGGAAACCGAAGAAGTCTTCGACTGGACCGGCCGCCGCAACCTCCGCCAGTTCCTCATCGCCTGCCGCGACGTCGGCATCGACGCCGTCGTCCGCTGCGGCCCCTGGTGCCACGGCGAAGTCCGCAACGGCGGCATCCCCGACTGGGTCTTGGAAAAAGGCTGGAAAGTTCGCTCCGACGACTCCGCCTACCTCGAACGCGTCCGCGCCCTCTACCAGGAAATCGCCGCCCAGTGCCGCGGTCTCCTTTGGAAAGATGGAGGCCCCGTCGTCGCCGTGCAGTTGGAGAACGAATACGGCGGCCCCGCCGAGCATCTCCTCACGCTCAAGAAACTCGCCCGCGACACCGGCCTCGACACTCCCTATTACACGCGCACCGGCTGGCCCGCCCTCAAGACGCCCATGCCCTTCGGTGAAATCCTCCCCCTCTACGGCGTTTACTCCGAAGGCTTCTGGGACCGCGAACTCACCCCCATGCCCGGCAACTACTGGGCCGGCTTCCACTTCTCCCGCCTCCGCGAAGACGCGAACATCGCCAACGAAGCCCTCGGCAAACGCGAAGCCAAAGACACCCCCGACGCCGACCGCTACCCCTACCTCACTTGCGAAATGGGCGGCGGCATGATGTCCGCCTACCACCGCCGCATCCGCGTTTATCCCGCGGACATCGAGTCCACCGCGATCGTCAAAATCGGCTCCGGCTCCAACCTCCCCGGCTACTACATGTACCACGGCGGCACCAACCCCGAGAGCCGCACCGGCATCACCCTCGAGGAAAACCAGTCCACCCGCATCACCAACTGGAACGACATGCCCACCCGCGGCTACGATTTCCAGGCTCCACTCGGTGAATACGGCCAGACCCGCCCTCACTATCACTCGCTCCGCCGCCTCCACCTCTTCCTCCGCGACTTCGGCCCCTCCCTCGCGACCATGCCCTCCGTCCTCCCCGACCAGCGCCCCTCCGGCCGCGACGACACCGCGACCCTACGCTGGTCCGCCCGCTCCGACGGCCGCTCCGGCTATATCTTCGTCAACAATTACGAACGCCTCAAAAATCTCCCCGCCAAGTCCGCCGTCCAGTTCTCCCTCAATCTCCCCGGTGGCCTGATCAACTTCCCCTCTTCCCCCGTCACCATTCCCTCCGGCGCCCGCTTCATCTGGCCTTTCAACCTCGACCTCGGCCAGGGCGCCCGCCTCGTCCACGCCACCGCCCAGCTCGTCTGCGCCATCGACGACGGCACCACTCGCACTCTCTTCTTCGCCGAGACCCCGGGCGTCGAACCCGAATTCCTGATACAAGAAGCCGCCCACAAAACCCGCCTCGACTCCGGCAAATCCACCCGCGACGCCTCCCGCCTCCTCATCAACAAACTCAAACCCTCGACCGAGCCCTTCGCCCGCCTCGGCGATAAAAACGCCACCGTCCAGCTCGTCCTCCTCAGCGAGCCCGACTCCCTCGCCCTCTGGAAAGGCCGCTGGCAGGGCCGCGACCGCGTTATCCTCTCCCCGGCCGACATCGTCTTCGACAACGACCAGCTCCGCCTCGTCACCAGCACGCCCGGAAGTCTCCACGCCTCCGCCTACCCCGCCCCCGAAAAAGTCGCCGCCACGGCCGACGCCAAAATCGCCACTAAATCGGACGGCCTCTTCCGCCGCTTCACCCCGCCCGCCCCCGAGCCCTTCGCATCGAAAGTCACCGCCGAAAAATTAAAAGACGCCGGCCCGCCCCGCAACGTCCACCTCGGCAAAGCCCCCAAACCCGTCGCCGCCGCTCCCGACGACAACGACTTCGATCAAGCCGCCATCTGGCGCATCAAATTCGAAAACCTCGACGACTCCACCAACCCGCTCGTCCGCGTCCGCTACACCGGCGACGTCGCCCGCTTCACCCTCAACGGCCGCCTCGTCACCGACGATTTCTTCAACGGCAACACCTTCGACCTCGCCCTCAACCGCCTCGGCCGCCTCACCTACGCCGAGCTCCGCCTCGCGATTCTGCCACTGCCCAAAGACGCCCCCATCATGCTCCCGCCCGGCGTGAAGCCGTCCTACAACAGCATCGGCGCCGCCCTCAGCCTGGACAACGTGGAGTTGATCCCCCGATACACCACCACACTCACCGCCTCCGGCAAAAAATAA
- a CDS encoding urease accessory protein UreE, whose translation MSLGFMRVENVEVVGGMLQMISKPVSDVNLALPEVAVRVERLKLAKRLWRGAAEDGVEFGCELERPLKHGDVLWQSAEARYVIRQEEEAVLEISLQVAASAAAGIGWAVGNLHLELMSEAGRLLTPDDKAARQLLERIAVPFRETRAVFRPGRFARGEVVKTTEATVATPMISAAGVDELGQSHKH comes from the coding sequence GTGAGTTTGGGCTTTATGCGCGTGGAGAATGTGGAGGTAGTGGGCGGCATGTTGCAGATGATTTCGAAGCCGGTGAGCGATGTGAATCTGGCGCTGCCGGAGGTGGCGGTGCGAGTGGAGCGGTTGAAGCTGGCGAAGCGGTTGTGGCGGGGAGCGGCGGAGGATGGGGTGGAGTTTGGGTGCGAGCTGGAGAGGCCGCTCAAGCATGGCGATGTGCTTTGGCAGAGCGCGGAGGCGCGTTATGTGATCCGGCAGGAGGAGGAGGCTGTGCTGGAAATCTCGTTACAAGTGGCGGCGTCGGCGGCGGCGGGGATCGGCTGGGCGGTAGGGAATCTGCATCTGGAGTTGATGAGCGAGGCGGGGCGGCTGCTGACTCCGGACGACAAGGCGGCGCGGCAGTTGCTGGAGCGGATTGCTGTGCCGTTTCGGGAGACGCGGGCGGTGTTCCGGCCGGGGCGGTTTGCGCGCGGGGAAGTGGTGAAGACGACGGAGGCGACTGTGGCGACGCCGATGATCTCAGCGGCGGGTGTGGATGAGCTCGGGCAGAGTCATAAGCACTGA
- the rlmN gene encoding 23S rRNA (adenine(2503)-C(2))-methyltransferase RlmN, with the protein MKFTPAKPPLTGETLDTLTERLRERGEPAFRAKQILDWVYKKRARSWDDMTNLSKPLRAWLDETFELMPVSLVLGKQSTDVTDKLLLGLGDRSLIETVIIRAPQDGVGIEHSRKTICISTQVGCAMACAFCASGLAGFKRDLNAGEIVAQLLQVCYREDARTVRAREELASFDNIVVMGMGEPLANYDALMRALTILNAEWGLGFGARRITISTSGLVPKILQLADEKMGFRLAISLHGATDEVREKIMPVNKAYPLSKLIPAISAFSEKHGRMVTLEFILIEDVNDSIDQAGELRDIARDLHAHVNLIPYNTVEGLPWKRPSVRRQEDFADVLRAARVPVTLRREKGHDIDAACGQLRLKTEKDRELASA; encoded by the coding sequence ATGAAATTCACGCCCGCCAAACCGCCGCTCACCGGCGAAACTCTCGACACGCTCACCGAGCGTCTCCGCGAGCGCGGCGAGCCTGCGTTCCGGGCGAAGCAAATCCTCGACTGGGTTTACAAAAAGCGCGCCCGCTCTTGGGACGACATGACCAACCTCTCGAAGCCCCTCCGCGCCTGGCTCGATGAGACGTTCGAGCTCATGCCCGTCTCCCTCGTGCTCGGCAAACAATCCACCGACGTCACCGACAAACTCCTCCTCGGCCTCGGCGACCGCTCCCTCATCGAGACCGTCATCATCCGCGCCCCGCAAGACGGCGTCGGCATAGAGCACTCCCGCAAAACCATCTGCATTTCCACCCAGGTCGGCTGCGCCATGGCCTGCGCCTTCTGCGCCAGCGGACTCGCCGGCTTCAAACGCGACCTGAACGCCGGCGAGATAGTCGCCCAGCTCCTCCAGGTCTGCTACCGCGAAGACGCCCGCACCGTCCGCGCCCGCGAGGAACTCGCCTCCTTCGACAACATCGTCGTCATGGGCATGGGCGAACCCCTGGCCAACTACGACGCCCTCATGCGCGCCCTCACCATCCTCAACGCCGAGTGGGGCCTCGGCTTCGGCGCGCGCCGCATCACCATCTCCACCAGCGGCCTCGTCCCGAAAATCCTCCAGCTCGCCGACGAGAAGATGGGCTTCCGCCTCGCCATCTCGCTCCACGGCGCGACCGACGAAGTCCGAGAGAAGATCATGCCCGTCAACAAGGCGTATCCGCTTTCCAAGCTCATCCCCGCGATCAGCGCCTTCTCCGAAAAACACGGCCGCATGGTCACTCTCGAGTTCATCCTCATCGAGGACGTCAACGACTCCATCGACCAGGCCGGCGAGCTCCGCGACATCGCCCGCGATCTCCACGCCCACGTGAATCTGATTCCCTACAACACCGTCGAAGGCCTCCCGTGGAAACGCCCCAGCGTGCGCCGCCAGGAAGACTTCGCCGACGTCCTCCGCGCCGCCCGCGTCCCCGTCACCCTGCGCCGCGAAAAAGGCCACGACATCGACGCCGCCTGCGGCCAGCTCCGCCTCAAGACGGAAAAAGACCGCGAACTCGCCAGCGCCTGA
- a CDS encoding type II toxin-antitoxin system VapC family toxin, with the protein MRLLLDSHVLIWWLENPDRIAKPLRDAISDPTNDVFFSAASIWELTIKSSLNRLRLPPSFVTLLRHDGLDELEINTSHAQATASLPPIHGDPFDRMLIAQALTEGLVLATRDATIMRYDVPVIEA; encoded by the coding sequence ATGAGGCTTCTCCTCGATTCTCACGTCCTCATTTGGTGGCTCGAAAATCCTGATCGCATCGCGAAGCCGCTCCGCGATGCGATCAGCGATCCCACCAACGACGTCTTCTTCAGCGCCGCTTCCATCTGGGAGTTAACCATCAAGTCCTCACTCAACCGTCTGCGCCTCCCTCCCAGTTTCGTCACGCTGCTTCGACACGACGGTCTCGACGAACTGGAGATCAACACTTCGCACGCTCAAGCGACCGCCTCCCTTCCTCCCATCCACGGCGATCCTTTTGATCGCATGCTCATCGCACAGGCTTTGACCGAAGGACTTGTGCTGGCCACGCGCGACGCCACCATCATGCGCTACGACGTGCCAGTCATCGAAGCCTGA
- a CDS encoding type II toxin-antitoxin system Phd/YefM family antitoxin produces MKTVNIQAAKTHLSRLVEEAATGEEIILAKAGKPIAKLVPYAKTRKARVGGFLKGQIWEAPDCWEADEKLNKLMVEGPLFPDEPGSTMLVAEEKPQS; encoded by the coding sequence ATGAAGACTGTCAACATTCAAGCCGCCAAGACGCATCTTTCGCGTCTCGTCGAGGAGGCCGCTACCGGCGAGGAGATCATCTTAGCCAAAGCCGGTAAACCCATCGCCAAGTTGGTCCCGTACGCGAAGACACGGAAGGCCCGGGTCGGCGGTTTTCTCAAAGGCCAAATCTGGGAGGCTCCCGACTGCTGGGAGGCTGACGAAAAGCTCAACAAGCTCATGGTCGAGGGTCCGTTATTCCCCGACGAGCCAGGCAGCACGATGCTTGTCGCCGAGGAGAAACCTCAATCATGA
- a CDS encoding class I SAM-dependent methyltransferase, which yields MGESSFCEWAENAEVVALREMSGGLFECESCRLVFRSPMPPDEALRAAYAAMPADSWAYEVPGHWGWIRNCIRELAPNKRVLDVGCFRGDFLETLPKDSVRFGIEPNADAGGIASSRGITMLGRDAMDQLPGNEESFGAIVLMDVAEHVRDPAAVFRHLRRYLAPGGVLLVLTGNSEHWLARRSLPFYWYMSFPIHLVYLGSRYMRWLARTERWTIARELRYTTHFRGRKNHAKDLAQGVALMMWKRWLGKSFLAGALRKMPGIARLDAMKSPPLLFSVHDHFGVALVKPRE from the coding sequence TTGGGGGAGTCGTCCTTTTGCGAGTGGGCGGAAAACGCTGAAGTCGTGGCGTTGCGGGAGATGTCGGGCGGGCTCTTCGAGTGCGAAAGCTGTCGGCTGGTTTTTCGCTCGCCGATGCCGCCGGACGAGGCGTTGCGCGCGGCGTATGCGGCGATGCCGGCGGATAGCTGGGCGTATGAGGTGCCCGGTCACTGGGGATGGATTCGGAACTGCATCCGTGAACTCGCGCCGAACAAGCGGGTGCTGGATGTCGGGTGTTTTCGTGGGGATTTTTTGGAGACGCTGCCGAAGGATTCTGTGCGGTTTGGCATCGAGCCGAACGCTGATGCGGGAGGGATCGCGTCGAGCCGAGGGATCACGATGCTCGGGCGCGATGCGATGGATCAACTGCCGGGAAATGAAGAGAGCTTCGGGGCGATCGTGCTGATGGATGTGGCCGAACATGTGCGTGATCCTGCGGCGGTGTTTCGTCATCTGCGGCGTTATCTGGCGCCCGGCGGCGTGCTGCTTGTTCTCACGGGTAACTCCGAGCACTGGCTCGCGCGGCGGTCGCTGCCCTTTTACTGGTACATGAGTTTCCCGATTCACCTCGTGTATCTCGGGAGTCGTTACATGCGCTGGTTGGCCAGGACGGAGCGGTGGACGATTGCCCGGGAGCTGCGCTACACGACGCATTTTCGCGGGAGGAAAAACCACGCGAAGGATCTCGCGCAGGGGGTGGCGCTGATGATGTGGAAGCGCTGGCTCGGAAAATCGTTTCTTGCGGGGGCGCTCAGAAAAATGCCGGGTATCGCGCGCCTGGATGCGATGAAGTCACCGCCGCTGCTGTTTTCGGTTCACGATCATTTCGGTGTGGCGCTGGTGAAGCCACGGGAGTGA